A stretch of Myxococcus hansupus DNA encodes these proteins:
- a CDS encoding VOC family protein yields the protein MTSDSPVRGIDHVGITVPDLEAATAFFVQALGAKVLYDTLAKGQPPQEGEDLERRLRFLRGSSIRAMRLLRLGNGPSLELFEYAAPEQRPPARPNDFGLQHFAVYVEDMDAALARFQAAGGEVFSRPHELPPLEQGPGNAFCYARAPWGTVIEFISYPSPQPYENQTALRRWKPPQRD from the coding sequence ATGACGTCCGACTCGCCCGTCCGCGGCATCGACCATGTCGGCATCACCGTGCCCGACCTCGAAGCAGCCACCGCCTTCTTCGTCCAGGCGCTCGGTGCGAAGGTGCTCTACGACACGCTCGCGAAGGGACAACCGCCACAGGAGGGCGAGGACCTCGAACGGCGCCTGCGCTTCCTCCGTGGCTCCAGCATCCGCGCCATGCGGCTGCTCCGCCTGGGCAACGGCCCCAGCCTCGAGCTCTTCGAGTACGCGGCCCCCGAGCAGCGCCCGCCGGCCCGGCCCAATGACTTCGGCCTCCAACACTTCGCCGTCTACGTGGAGGACATGGACGCGGCGCTCGCGCGCTTCCAGGCGGCCGGAGGCGAGGTCTTCTCCCGCCCTCACGAACTACCGCCGTTGGAACAGGGCCCAGGCAACGCCTTCTGCTACGCCCGGGCCCCCTGGGGCACCGTCATCGAGTTCATCAGCTACCCGTCGCCCCAGCCCTACGAAAACCAGACGGCGCTGCGGCGATGGAAACCGCCCCAGCGCGACTGA
- a CDS encoding HEAT repeat domain-containing protein: MTSQKLRWTAAVGALLVAVAVALLWSRLAPPPSPGDTAPLAVGGAAPQTPRGTPGAGAGASAPAEREPAVEQLPMPGCWDGLHAFDASVSMDTFRQALAAAIGSGDHYLATYLQERLTELVGTDPARALQVLEWARSASGPELGIYMDALKAAPAVHTSQVAQRLLKMGEDPGATLQQRSAALDALETQRKLTAGDIQRLKTLALDETLDSTAWVATRTLGRVMKEDFALTGNYAPYWKELLDIGSTSDDMAVRLLALEMPSYSNPVIGEESFDSLKRILANDRERDVREMAAFRLGLTTKPEQALDIFRDAFEKEHDLCVRWAIFRFAVRASGEKALPLLEQFAAKDPRFTQDYLEFRALYASGTVDFARIWLGKREHHNCLVEEGAPH; the protein is encoded by the coding sequence ATGACTTCCCAAAAGCTTCGTTGGACCGCGGCCGTAGGCGCGTTGCTGGTCGCGGTGGCCGTGGCGCTGCTGTGGTCACGTCTCGCCCCACCACCATCTCCCGGGGACACCGCCCCGCTCGCTGTCGGCGGCGCGGCGCCCCAGACGCCACGGGGCACCCCCGGCGCCGGCGCGGGTGCCTCGGCGCCCGCGGAGCGTGAGCCCGCGGTGGAGCAACTGCCCATGCCCGGCTGCTGGGACGGCCTCCACGCCTTCGATGCCTCCGTGTCCATGGACACGTTCCGGCAGGCGCTGGCGGCGGCCATTGGCAGCGGCGACCACTACCTCGCGACGTACCTGCAGGAGCGGTTGACGGAGCTGGTGGGCACGGACCCCGCGCGCGCGTTGCAGGTGCTGGAGTGGGCCCGGAGCGCCAGCGGGCCAGAGCTGGGCATCTACATGGACGCGCTGAAGGCCGCGCCCGCGGTGCACACCTCGCAGGTGGCGCAGCGCCTGTTGAAGATGGGCGAGGACCCGGGTGCCACCCTGCAACAACGCTCCGCCGCGCTGGATGCCCTGGAGACGCAGCGCAAGCTGACGGCCGGGGACATCCAACGGCTGAAGACCCTGGCGCTGGACGAGACGCTGGACTCCACCGCCTGGGTGGCCACGCGCACGTTGGGCCGGGTGATGAAGGAGGACTTCGCCCTCACCGGCAACTACGCGCCGTATTGGAAGGAGCTGCTCGACATCGGCTCGACGTCCGACGACATGGCCGTGCGGCTGCTCGCGCTGGAGATGCCGTCGTACTCGAACCCCGTCATCGGCGAGGAGTCCTTCGACTCGCTCAAGCGCATCCTCGCCAACGACCGCGAGCGGGACGTGCGGGAGATGGCGGCCTTCCGCCTGGGCCTCACGACGAAGCCGGAACAGGCGCTGGACATCTTCCGCGACGCCTTCGAGAAGGAGCACGACCTGTGCGTGCGCTGGGCCATCTTCCGCTTCGCCGTGCGCGCGTCCGGCGAGAAGGCCCTGCCGCTGCTGGAGCAGTTCGCCGCGAAGGACCCGCGCTTCACGCAGGACTACCTGGAGTTCCGCGCGCTCTACGCGTCCGGCACGGTGGACTTCGCCCGCATCTGGCTGGGCAAGCGCGAGCACCACAACTGCCTCGTCGAGGAAGGAGCGCCGCACTGA
- a CDS encoding ROK family protein — protein MPTLGIDLGGTFARAAVVDAGGTLIAASKVALVERSPAGVVETIAQAASDAVKSAGVPLGACGVAAAGQIHKDSGVLSVAPNLGWRNVPLGALLKDRLGQPVRVVNDLAAAAWGELHAGAGRGAQDMLVAFVGSGVGSAIIAGGHLVDGGGGVAGELGHIKVVPGGRRCGCGELGCLEAYVGGHNLIAQTRELLASGNAPEVQRLTGGDPSRITPVTLETAAEAGDAAAVEVYERAARFLALSVANMVTMLNPARLVLGGGVLMHCPGLRRHVEEGVRQWSSMTSREGLLIADAELGDDSGLIGAALLVK, from the coding sequence ATGCCAACGCTTGGAATCGACCTGGGTGGCACCTTCGCCCGCGCCGCCGTCGTGGACGCGGGGGGGACCCTGATTGCCGCCTCGAAGGTGGCGCTGGTCGAGCGCAGCCCCGCGGGCGTCGTGGAGACCATCGCCCAGGCGGCCTCGGACGCCGTGAAGTCCGCGGGCGTGCCCTTGGGCGCGTGCGGGGTCGCCGCCGCCGGGCAGATTCACAAGGACTCGGGCGTGCTGTCCGTTGCTCCCAACCTGGGCTGGCGCAACGTGCCGCTGGGCGCGCTGCTCAAGGACCGGCTGGGCCAGCCCGTGCGCGTGGTGAATGACCTGGCCGCGGCGGCGTGGGGTGAGCTGCACGCCGGCGCGGGCCGGGGCGCCCAGGACATGCTGGTGGCGTTCGTGGGCTCGGGCGTGGGCAGCGCCATCATCGCCGGAGGCCACCTGGTGGATGGCGGCGGCGGCGTGGCGGGCGAGCTGGGCCACATCAAGGTGGTTCCCGGTGGACGACGCTGCGGCTGCGGCGAGCTGGGGTGCCTGGAGGCCTACGTCGGCGGTCACAACCTCATCGCGCAGACGCGCGAGCTGCTCGCCAGCGGGAACGCGCCCGAGGTGCAGCGGCTGACGGGCGGGGACCCGTCACGCATCACCCCGGTGACGCTGGAGACGGCGGCGGAGGCGGGGGACGCGGCCGCGGTGGAAGTCTATGAGCGCGCGGCGCGCTTCCTGGCGCTGTCCGTGGCCAACATGGTGACGATGCTCAACCCGGCGAGGCTGGTGCTGGGCGGCGGCGTGCTGATGCATTGTCCGGGCCTCCGTCGCCACGTGGAGGAGGGCGTGCGCCAGTGGTCCTCCATGACGTCGCGCGAGGGCTTGCTCATCGCCGACGCGGAGCTGGGCGACGACAGCGGTCTGATTGGCGCGGCGTTGCTGGTGAAGTAG
- a CDS encoding HEAT repeat domain-containing protein produces the protein MFSASMKQTGRAALLMALTSLSPLSARAEASLRPAQCTVQGMLEDVRQAMKHGSPSLKRYVKLRLKEAALAMSAESLLAAWQGERDPEVLEALGAALATKASNTGAPGLIQPLLARAVGDADPALRAAAVRGLRGVPSVEFMEKNGGVVTYEQLVRDASPEVRAAVAENLVAESADVYSGHDRGVSEAAVSAAAASEDPAVAAKLLREVSMEAVGHEAVEQVTRQLRSENPELRAAAATALGGVPGGEATGARGSLVDLYRDDKDPAVRKAALQGIARLGQSQAASVLESLRGVDRSMDAEIGAWLKVLKLNLQEWELVLREKQRLRR, from the coding sequence ATGTTCTCCGCGTCGATGAAGCAGACGGGGCGCGCGGCGCTCCTGATGGCCCTCACGTCCCTGTCGCCCCTGTCCGCGCGCGCCGAGGCCTCGCTCCGCCCCGCGCAGTGCACGGTGCAGGGCATGCTGGAAGACGTGCGGCAGGCGATGAAACATGGGTCGCCCTCGCTGAAGCGCTACGTGAAGCTGCGGCTGAAGGAGGCCGCGCTCGCCATGTCCGCGGAGTCCCTGCTGGCGGCGTGGCAGGGAGAGCGCGACCCGGAGGTGCTCGAGGCCCTGGGCGCGGCCCTGGCCACCAAGGCCAGCAACACGGGCGCGCCGGGCTTGATTCAGCCGCTGCTGGCGCGGGCCGTGGGTGACGCGGACCCGGCCCTGCGCGCCGCGGCGGTGCGCGGGCTGCGCGGCGTGCCCTCCGTCGAGTTCATGGAGAAGAACGGCGGCGTGGTGACGTACGAACAGTTGGTGCGCGACGCGTCTCCCGAGGTCCGCGCGGCGGTGGCGGAGAACCTCGTCGCGGAGAGCGCGGACGTCTACAGCGGCCATGACCGGGGTGTGTCGGAGGCGGCGGTGTCCGCGGCGGCGGCGTCGGAAGACCCGGCGGTGGCGGCGAAGCTCTTGCGCGAGGTCTCCATGGAGGCCGTGGGCCACGAGGCGGTGGAGCAGGTGACGCGCCAGCTCCGCTCGGAGAACCCGGAGCTGCGCGCGGCGGCGGCCACGGCGCTGGGCGGCGTGCCCGGCGGCGAGGCGACGGGGGCGCGCGGCTCGCTGGTGGACCTGTACCGGGACGACAAGGACCCGGCGGTGCGCAAGGCGGCGCTCCAGGGCATCGCCCGGCTGGGGCAATCCCAGGCGGCGTCCGTGCTGGAGTCGCTGCGCGGCGTGGACCGCTCCATGGATGCGGAGATCGGCGCCTGGCTGAAGGTCCTGAAGCTCAACCTCCAGGAGTGGGAGCTCGTGCTGCGCGAGAAGCAGCGCCTCCGGAGGTAA
- a CDS encoding phosphomannomutase/phosphoglucomutase — protein sequence MNAHIFREYDIRGLVDKDLTTEVVELLGKGLGTIIRRQGGRSIAVGRDCRESSTRFRDSLCAGLTSTGLNVFDVGVVPTPLTYFAANTLPVDGLAMITGSHNPPEYNGFKIGAGKTTFHSHEIQALRKLIEAQDFEVGPKPGTVTPYDIITPYNHFVRQTVKVGRKGMRIVIDAGNGTGGAIAVPLFESMGFDVVPLFCEMDATFPNHHPDPTVVENLQDLIAAVKREKAEVGIAYDGDSDRIGVIDDQGNILWGDQLMVLFSRYVLKESPGAAIVGEVKCSYTLYDDIAKRGGKPVMWKAGHSLIKSKMKETQAELAGEMSGHIFFKNRYFGFDDAIYSTARLLEILTHEKATMSELLSDVPKTYASPELRFDTKEEKKFEMVKRATETLRDAGHDIIDVDGVRVTFPDGWGLIRASNTQPILVLRFEANTPERLKEIQALIEGTVEKVKVEVGG from the coding sequence ATGAACGCGCACATCTTCCGCGAATACGATATCCGAGGCCTGGTCGATAAGGACCTCACCACCGAGGTGGTGGAGCTGCTGGGCAAGGGCCTGGGCACCATCATCCGCCGCCAGGGCGGGCGCTCCATCGCGGTGGGCCGCGACTGCCGCGAGTCCTCCACCCGCTTCCGTGACTCGCTCTGCGCGGGGCTCACGTCCACCGGCCTCAACGTGTTCGACGTGGGCGTGGTGCCGACGCCGCTGACGTACTTCGCCGCCAACACCCTGCCGGTGGACGGCCTGGCGATGATTACCGGCAGCCACAACCCGCCCGAGTACAACGGCTTCAAGATTGGCGCGGGGAAGACGACCTTCCACAGCCACGAAATCCAGGCCCTGCGCAAGCTCATCGAGGCCCAGGACTTCGAGGTGGGCCCCAAGCCGGGCACGGTGACGCCCTACGACATCATCACCCCGTACAACCACTTCGTCCGGCAGACGGTGAAGGTGGGCCGCAAGGGGATGCGCATCGTCATCGACGCCGGCAACGGCACGGGCGGCGCCATCGCGGTGCCGCTGTTCGAGAGCATGGGCTTCGACGTGGTGCCCCTGTTCTGTGAGATGGACGCGACGTTCCCCAACCACCACCCGGACCCGACGGTGGTGGAGAACCTGCAGGACCTCATCGCGGCGGTGAAGCGCGAGAAGGCCGAGGTGGGCATCGCCTACGACGGCGACAGCGACCGCATTGGCGTCATCGACGACCAGGGCAACATCCTCTGGGGCGACCAGTTGATGGTCCTCTTCAGCCGCTACGTGCTGAAGGAGAGCCCGGGCGCGGCCATCGTCGGCGAGGTGAAGTGCAGCTACACGCTGTACGACGACATCGCGAAGCGCGGCGGCAAGCCCGTCATGTGGAAGGCCGGTCACTCGCTCATCAAGTCGAAGATGAAGGAGACGCAGGCGGAGTTGGCCGGAGAGATGAGCGGCCACATCTTCTTCAAGAACCGCTACTTCGGCTTCGACGACGCCATCTACTCCACCGCGCGGCTGCTCGAAATCCTGACGCACGAGAAGGCGACCATGTCGGAGCTCCTGTCCGACGTGCCGAAGACGTACGCCAGCCCGGAGCTGCGCTTCGACACGAAGGAGGAGAAGAAGTTCGAGATGGTCAAGCGCGCCACCGAGACGCTGCGCGACGCGGGCCACGACATCATCGACGTGGACGGCGTGCGCGTGACGTTCCCGGACGGCTGGGGCCTCATCCGCGCCTCCAACACGCAGCCCATCCTGGTGCTGCGCTTCGAGGCGAACACGCCTGAGCGCCTCAAGGAAATCCAGGCCCTCATCGAGGGCACCGTGGAGAAGGTGAAGGTCGAGGTCGGGGGCTGA
- a CDS encoding Gfo/Idh/MocA family protein, producing the protein MSTERRVRMGVIGAGFARTTQVPALRTLPGVEVVSLASARPETAESAGRQLGIPHVTTDWRDVVSRPDVDCVCISAPPALHRPITLAALEAGKAVLCEKPTALDAEEARAMWQMARERRVLALMDHELRFLPARRRMRDLLRSGELGAVRSARVDYRNDNRASPERPWDWWSDAAQGGGLLGAIGSHAVDTLRFVLGREPSAVLGELATHTAERLESRTRKPRVVTSDDESRLLLRFGAATAAIEMSMVAPGKPVHGVEVSCERGGLRVEGRELWRSTVGARAWERVALPEEPPLPPGLPDNEWARGFLLFARAFTDALREGRASVEDAATLEDGWRNQQVLDAARRSHAERRWIHLSSGR; encoded by the coding sequence ATGTCCACGGAGCGCAGGGTCCGGATGGGTGTCATTGGCGCGGGCTTCGCACGCACGACGCAGGTTCCCGCGCTGCGCACGTTGCCCGGTGTCGAGGTGGTGAGCCTCGCGAGCGCCCGGCCGGAGACGGCGGAGTCCGCGGGGCGTCAGCTCGGCATTCCGCACGTGACGACGGACTGGCGCGACGTGGTGTCACGGCCCGACGTGGACTGCGTCTGCATCTCCGCGCCGCCCGCGTTGCACCGGCCCATCACCCTGGCCGCGCTGGAGGCGGGCAAGGCGGTGCTGTGCGAGAAGCCCACCGCGTTGGACGCGGAGGAGGCCCGCGCCATGTGGCAGATGGCCCGTGAGCGCCGCGTCCTGGCGTTGATGGACCACGAGCTGCGTTTCCTGCCCGCGCGGCGGAGGATGCGCGACTTGCTGCGCTCCGGTGAGCTGGGGGCGGTGCGCAGCGCGCGCGTCGACTACCGAAACGACAACCGCGCCTCGCCGGAGCGGCCGTGGGACTGGTGGTCGGACGCGGCGCAGGGCGGCGGACTCCTGGGGGCCATCGGCTCGCACGCGGTGGACACGCTGCGCTTCGTGTTGGGGCGTGAGCCCAGCGCGGTGCTGGGCGAGCTGGCCACGCACACCGCCGAGCGCCTGGAGTCCCGCACCAGGAAGCCCCGCGTGGTGACGAGCGACGATGAATCCCGGCTGCTGCTGCGGTTCGGCGCGGCGACGGCGGCCATCGAAATGTCGATGGTGGCCCCCGGCAAGCCCGTGCACGGCGTCGAGGTGTCGTGCGAGCGCGGAGGACTGCGCGTGGAGGGCCGCGAGCTGTGGCGCTCCACCGTGGGCGCCCGTGCATGGGAGCGCGTGGCGCTTCCCGAGGAGCCGCCGCTGCCACCCGGGCTTCCCGACAACGAGTGGGCACGCGGCTTCCTGTTGTTCGCGCGCGCGTTCACCGACGCCCTGCGCGAAGGCCGCGCCTCGGTGGAGGACGCGGCCACGCTGGAGGACGGCTGGCGCAACCAGCAGGTGCTGGACGCGGCCCGGCGCTCCCATGCGGAGCGCCGGTGGATTCACCTGTCCTCCGGGCGTTGA
- a CDS encoding NADPH-dependent FMN reductase gives MTTPRILAISGSLRTGSFNRKLLDIAVAHARSLGAEVDVVDLKTLDLPIYDGDVEAKALPAPVEALRERLGKAQGLLIASPEYNSSIPGGLKNAIDWVSRPPGGLFKEKWVAMMGATPGGFGTARMQPHLRQVMSSVGANVLPTQVHMARVSDAFTPEGKLKDEARQKEVEALAAALVSKLKA, from the coding sequence ATGACGACGCCGCGCATTCTCGCCATCAGTGGCAGCCTCCGGACCGGGAGCTTCAACCGGAAGCTCCTGGACATCGCCGTCGCCCACGCCCGCTCGCTCGGAGCGGAGGTGGACGTGGTGGACCTGAAGACGCTGGATCTGCCCATCTACGATGGCGATGTGGAGGCCAAGGCCCTGCCCGCGCCGGTGGAGGCGCTGCGCGAGCGGCTGGGCAAGGCCCAGGGCCTGCTCATCGCCAGCCCGGAGTACAACTCCTCCATTCCCGGGGGCCTGAAGAACGCCATCGACTGGGTGTCCCGCCCGCCCGGTGGCCTCTTCAAGGAGAAGTGGGTGGCGATGATGGGCGCCACGCCCGGTGGCTTCGGCACCGCGCGCATGCAGCCGCACCTGCGTCAGGTGATGTCCTCCGTGGGGGCGAACGTGCTGCCCACGCAGGTGCACATGGCCCGGGTGTCGGACGCCTTCACCCCGGAAGGGAAGCTCAAGGACGAGGCGCGCCAGAAGGAAGTAGAAGCCCTGGCCGCCGCGTTGGTTTCCAAGCTGAAGGCCTGA
- a CDS encoding DUF7594 domain-containing protein, whose product MLPLLGMTVGCGGAVTEEAGARRPQAAEMEAATPPPGCEVLGTEFNATGRPAGDTYVTQEAPDTPNPASEVIISDGNPRQEAYLRFRVDGLSESTVIQATLRLYAQDGSSNGPALYATSPDWDEHSLTWNTRPPPMGPPLANVGAIASGTFVEYDVTAHVTASGLYGFVLLPEVGDGTDFAADRHPNSTLRPELRLRVRETRPRCQHFGTGGAVTQVLRGPHQANDLAVDGSGGFTTLSTRFHDAPPYGSSLHLTHSDANGTIQWTRTHPSSGMSLTLGGLVHTPLGNLLVYGHHSGALDFGTGPIPGTDAGTPHSLFIAKFSPTGQFVWARSFRSVVHDQGTTSPGQLRAVDIATDANGSLILTGEFQGRMTLGGSPLDAGPSTHPSGGRWGMFLAKFSWEGTHLWSHAFAAGAEGNTQGQALSTDSLGNILVGGTTSGTNPLGSAPSQTPFIARFLPTGERHWVRRLDGARGAIMGVAAMPGDAVAFSGHVRNTFTFAGAPLTSPGHWPDMVLGVLESSSTDRWARLYGGVEGEYGRGLVVDAQGNLVTMGLFNDMTDLGGGILNPYRAGEVNPYVASHGPDGNHRWSRAMGQGLVPSMLGLTPSGEVLFGGALLDSEVIRVDQTEYSAAGGTTLLLRLSP is encoded by the coding sequence TTGCTGCCGCTCCTGGGGATGACGGTGGGGTGCGGCGGCGCGGTGACGGAGGAGGCCGGAGCGCGGCGGCCCCAGGCAGCGGAGATGGAAGCAGCGACGCCTCCACCCGGCTGCGAAGTCCTGGGCACGGAGTTCAACGCCACCGGGCGCCCCGCCGGAGACACCTACGTCACGCAGGAGGCACCGGATACGCCGAATCCCGCATCCGAAGTCATCATCTCGGACGGCAATCCCCGGCAGGAAGCCTATCTGCGCTTCAGGGTCGATGGCCTCTCGGAGTCCACGGTCATCCAAGCGACGCTGCGGCTCTATGCGCAGGATGGCTCCAGCAACGGCCCCGCCCTGTATGCCACCAGCCCGGACTGGGACGAGCACTCGCTGACCTGGAACACCCGTCCCCCGCCCATGGGTCCTCCCCTGGCCAACGTGGGCGCCATCGCCTCCGGGACCTTCGTGGAGTACGACGTCACGGCGCACGTCACGGCGAGTGGGCTGTACGGCTTCGTCCTCCTCCCTGAAGTGGGAGACGGCACGGACTTCGCCGCCGACCGGCATCCCAACTCCACCCTGCGCCCGGAGCTGCGCCTGCGGGTGCGAGAGACCCGGCCCCGGTGTCAGCACTTCGGGACGGGCGGCGCCGTCACCCAGGTCCTCCGAGGCCCCCACCAGGCGAATGACCTGGCCGTGGACGGCAGCGGCGGCTTCACCACCCTGAGCACGCGCTTCCATGACGCCCCGCCCTACGGCTCGAGCCTGCACCTGACCCACTCCGACGCGAATGGCACCATCCAGTGGACGAGGACCCATCCCTCGTCCGGGATGTCGCTGACGCTCGGAGGGCTCGTGCACACCCCGTTGGGCAATCTGCTCGTGTACGGACACCACTCGGGCGCGCTGGACTTCGGCACGGGCCCCATCCCCGGGACGGACGCTGGCACACCGCACAGCCTCTTCATCGCGAAGTTCAGCCCCACGGGGCAGTTCGTCTGGGCCAGGTCCTTCCGTTCCGTCGTCCATGACCAGGGCACGACTTCGCCGGGCCAGCTCAGGGCCGTGGACATCGCCACCGATGCCAACGGCAGCCTCATCCTCACCGGTGAGTTCCAGGGCCGCATGACGCTGGGAGGAAGCCCCCTGGACGCGGGGCCCTCCACACATCCCTCCGGCGGACGCTGGGGAATGTTCCTCGCGAAGTTCTCCTGGGAAGGAACGCACCTGTGGTCCCACGCCTTCGCCGCGGGCGCGGAAGGCAACACGCAGGGACAGGCCCTCTCGACCGACAGCCTGGGGAACATCCTGGTGGGCGGTACCACGAGCGGCACCAATCCCCTGGGCTCCGCCCCGTCGCAGACGCCCTTCATCGCGCGCTTCCTTCCCACGGGCGAGCGCCACTGGGTGCGCCGGCTCGACGGGGCGCGGGGCGCCATCATGGGCGTGGCGGCGATGCCGGGTGACGCCGTGGCGTTCAGCGGCCATGTCCGCAACACCTTCACCTTCGCGGGCGCTCCGCTGACGAGCCCCGGCCACTGGCCCGACATGGTGCTGGGCGTGTTGGAGTCCTCCTCCACGGACCGCTGGGCGCGCCTGTACGGCGGCGTCGAGGGAGAGTACGGCCGCGGCCTCGTCGTGGACGCGCAAGGCAACCTGGTGACGATGGGCCTCTTCAACGACATGACGGACCTGGGCGGCGGCATCTTGAACCCCTATCGGGCCGGCGAGGTGAATCCCTACGTGGCCAGCCATGGGCCCGACGGCAACCACCGCTGGTCTCGCGCCATGGGCCAAGGGCTGGTGCCGTCGATGCTGGGACTGACGCCCTCCGGCGAGGTGCTCTTCGGCGGCGCCCTCCTGGACTCGGAGGTCATCCGCGTGGACCAGACGGAGTACTCCGCCGCCGGTGGCACGACCCTCCTCTTGAGGCTGTCGCCCTGA
- the tpx gene encoding thiol peroxidase, with protein sequence MAEHKGIVTFKGQPVTLVGEEVKLGDTAPDFTAYKGLNDALKLSDTKGSVVVLSVAPSVDTRVCAAQLRAFNKEATALGPDVKVWFVTLDLPFALGRFSAAEGIQNVTVLSDYKDREFGEKYGLYMKELGLLARSTFVLNREGKVVFREIVKEMTHEPDYDGALKAVRESL encoded by the coding sequence ATGGCCGAGCACAAGGGCATCGTCACGTTCAAGGGTCAGCCGGTGACGCTGGTGGGGGAGGAGGTGAAGCTGGGGGATACGGCCCCGGACTTCACCGCGTACAAGGGGCTCAACGACGCGCTGAAGTTGTCGGACACGAAGGGCAGCGTGGTGGTGTTGAGCGTGGCGCCCAGCGTGGACACGCGGGTGTGCGCGGCGCAGCTTCGCGCGTTCAACAAGGAAGCCACCGCGTTGGGGCCGGACGTGAAGGTCTGGTTCGTCACGCTGGATTTGCCCTTCGCGCTGGGGCGCTTCTCCGCGGCCGAGGGCATCCAGAACGTCACGGTGCTGTCGGACTACAAGGACCGCGAGTTCGGTGAGAAGTACGGCTTGTACATGAAGGAGCTGGGCCTGCTGGCGCGCAGCACCTTCGTGCTGAACCGCGAGGGCAAGGTCGTGTTCCGGGAGATCGTGAAGGAGATGACGCACGAGCCGGATTACGACGGCGCGCTGAAGGCGGTCCGCGAGTCGCTGTGA